From the genome of Blautia hydrogenotrophica DSM 10507:
AGCTCGTGGCGACTACAGTGGAGAGGAGTAGGACTCTGGGGAATAATCCTCAGTCAGTGGGAAAAGACTCCGGGAATTGGAAGACGCTCTATATGACTGTAAAACTGGGACTTTTGGAATAGATGGAGAGTAAGAAAATGCTTTATAATCAAAGGGCAGAGGTAATCCTGCAACAACTACAGTTGCAGGCAGTGGTAAAAATCAGTGATTTGACGGAGCTGCTTCATGTCTCTGTGGACACCGTGCGGCGGGATTTGAGAACGATGGAGAGCCAGGGAATGGTCAAGTGTGTGCGAGGAGGTGCCTGCCTTCCGGACACGCTGGCAGCTTTTTCGAACTTTAAAGGGAGAGAAATTATTCACAGCGATTTAAAGAGAGAAGCGGCAAAAAAAGCTGTGCGTTATGTAAAAGACGGCACTTTGATTGCTCTGAATGCGGGTACCACAAACACAATTTTGGCTCAAGAGTTGGCTTTGCGAAACGAACATTTTACCGTTGTCACCAATAATCTGGCAGCGGCCCAGATCTTAATGCAGAATCCGCTTATTGAGCTCATATCCATCGGAGGAATGGTGGATGTGATGGAAAAATCTACCTATGGTACGGTCTGCGAGCAGGAATTTCAAAATTATTATCCCGATTTGGCGTTTCTTTCGATTAACGCGGTTAATTATCAGGATGGCTTTACAGATTTTCGTTACCATGAGGAAGGAGTCATTCAAATTCTTGCGAGAAATTCCCAGCAGACTATCGCAGTGATGGATTCCAGTAAGCTGGGAAAGCGTTCTAAGAAGAATGTACTGACTTTCAATGAGGTGGACAGATTGTTGATGGACGATGGGGTGTCGGACAGGCTGAAAGAAGAATACGGCCAAAAAGGTTTGAAAATTGAATAGAAAAGGCAGGGGCAGAAGGAAGAAACTGTGGCGTTCACTTTGATTTAATGCACACAATTTCTGACTTTTGTCTCTTTTTTTTGTTTACTTATATTTTACTTATATTTTAACTGAATATGCTTGTTTATGCTGTAATTTTGGTATAATATCTAGATATAAACAGCAAATAACAGTAAAAAGAAAGGAAAAGCAAGCATAAAAATGCAAGAATTGAGCAAAGAGAAGGATTGGAATTATTTTTATAATCCTGTGAGAGTGATACAGGGAAGGGGTTGCACGAAACAGACTGCGGACTTGGCCCG
Proteins encoded in this window:
- a CDS encoding DeoR/GlpR family DNA-binding transcription regulator is translated as MLYNQRAEVILQQLQLQAVVKISDLTELLHVSVDTVRRDLRTMESQGMVKCVRGGACLPDTLAAFSNFKGREIIHSDLKREAAKKAVRYVKDGTLIALNAGTTNTILAQELALRNEHFTVVTNNLAAAQILMQNPLIELISIGGMVDVMEKSTYGTVCEQEFQNYYPDLAFLSINAVNYQDGFTDFRYHEEGVIQILARNSQQTIAVMDSSKLGKRSKKNVLTFNEVDRLLMDDGVSDRLKEEYGQKGLKIE